In one window of Tachypleus tridentatus isolate NWPU-2018 chromosome 2, ASM421037v1, whole genome shotgun sequence DNA:
- the LOC143243997 gene encoding uncharacterized protein LOC143243997 isoform X3 — translation MDPGHSSKWYCSGSCCRLLSVWSNRLYRATFHRLLVPNDEAQRRRGRSSFVYFAVPDDDVTVEPLHSTSPTTPIKTSDYIHERFYGIMKY, via the exons ATGGATCCAGGCCACTCCAGTAAATGGTACTGTTCTGGATCTTGTTGCAGACTGCTGTCCGTCTGGAGTAATCGATTATATCGAGCAACA TTTCATCGACTCCTTGTTCCGAATGATGAAGCTCAAAGACGACGTGGAAGAAGTTCCTTCGTTTATTTTGCTGTTCCCGACGATGACGTCACAGTGGAGCCACTCCATAGCACGAGCCCAACGACTCCAATAAAAACTTCGGATTATATTCATGAAAGATTTTATGGTATAATGAAGTATTAA
- the LOC143243997 gene encoding uncharacterized protein LOC143243997 isoform X5: protein MKNIPIIDVREIGVQVQGEPSNDAFQGTASEVHRALFEYVFLYIKNHGIPENLRLH, encoded by the exons atgaaaaacattccCATTATTGATGTTCGAGAAATCG GTGTTCAGGTACAAGGAGAACCAAGTAATGATGCATTTCAAGGAACTGCATCAGAAGTTCATCGCGCTTTGtttgaatatgtttttttatatattaaaaaccaCGGGATTCCCGAAAATCTG AGGCTTCACTAA